The following proteins come from a genomic window of Dongia rigui:
- a CDS encoding ABC transporter ATP-binding protein has product MARVSLERITKSFGDVTVIPPLDLEIASREFVVLVGPSGCGKTTTLRMIAGLETASSGVVRIRDRDVTNLRPGLRNCSMVFQNYALYPHMTVAENIGYGMKVRGTSAGDIDTAVKNAARILNLDPYLARRPKQLSGGQRQRVAIGRAIVRNPDVFLFDEPLSNLDAKLRIEMRTEIKSLHRRLQTTVVYVTHDQVEAMTMADRVVVMNGGRIEQAADPITLYEKPRNLFVAAFIGAPSMNFIEGELIGGQGGLSFRAEGGVEIAIPAARQAIYGAHVGARVVVGIRPEHTVAAGKPLPMIELKVRDVEPLGPHTLLIGTAGGAPFTAQVAAHTKAAADDTALVPIDTDKMHLFRKDSGEVIAV; this is encoded by the coding sequence ATGGCCCGCGTAAGCCTCGAACGCATCACCAAATCCTTTGGCGACGTCACTGTCATTCCGCCGCTGGATCTCGAAATCGCCTCGCGCGAATTCGTTGTGCTGGTCGGACCCTCGGGCTGCGGCAAGACCACGACCTTGCGCATGATTGCGGGATTGGAAACGGCGAGCAGCGGCGTCGTTCGCATCCGCGACCGCGACGTCACCAATCTGCGCCCCGGCCTCAGAAATTGCTCGATGGTGTTTCAGAACTACGCGCTCTATCCGCATATGACGGTCGCCGAGAATATCGGCTATGGCATGAAAGTGCGCGGCACCTCGGCTGGCGACATTGATACTGCCGTCAAGAATGCCGCCCGCATCCTCAACCTCGATCCCTATCTTGCGCGGCGCCCCAAACAGCTCTCCGGCGGTCAGCGCCAGCGCGTGGCCATCGGCCGCGCCATCGTGCGCAACCCGGATGTGTTTCTGTTCGACGAGCCGCTCTCCAATCTCGACGCCAAGCTGCGCATCGAAATGCGCACCGAGATCAAATCGTTGCATCGTCGCCTGCAGACGACCGTCGTCTACGTGACCCATGACCAGGTCGAAGCCATGACCATGGCCGACCGGGTCGTCGTCATGAATGGCGGCCGCATTGAACAGGCGGCGGACCCCATCACGCTTTATGAAAAGCCGCGCAACCTCTTCGTGGCGGCCTTCATCGGTGCCCCATCCATGAACTTCATCGAAGGTGAACTGATCGGCGGTCAGGGTGGTTTGAGCTTCCGTGCCGAGGGTGGCGTCGAGATCGCTATTCCCGCTGCGCGGCAGGCGATCTACGGCGCCCATGTCGGCGCCCGCGTCGTGGTTGGCATTCGCCCCGAACATACGGTGGCGGCAGGCAAGCCGCTGCCGATGATCGAACTGAAGGTGCGCGATGTCGAGCCGCTGGGGCCGCACACGCTCCTCATCGGCACGGCTGGCGGCGCACCGTTCACAGCGCAAGTGGCGGCCCATACCAAGGCGGCGGCTGACGATACCGCCCTGGTGCCAATCGATACCGACAAGATGCACCTCTTCCGCAAGGACAGCGGCGAAGTCATCGCCGTCTGA
- a CDS encoding ABC transporter substrate-binding protein: MRKLLLGATAMAALSLSTGAALACDPDYTGVTLTAASQTGPYIASALQSAGEEWAKKTCGKVNVVEFPWSELYPKIVTSLSSGEETFDVISFAPAWSPDFTDYLSEVPEAMRKGKAWDDIAPIYREQLMVWNGKTLSQTIDGDVHTYTYRIDLFEDPKEKEAFKAKYGYDLAVPQDWKQYLDIAEFFTRPDKGLWGTAEAYRRGGQQFWFFFSHAASYTNIPGQKGAMFFNPETMDAEINNPGWVRGLEEYVKSSKLAPPNALNFSFGEVNAAVAGGQVAQSIGWGDTGVIAADPKQSKISGNVGSAVLPGSNEIWDYKTKEWKKFDHIVKSPFMAFGGWQAAVPASSKNQEAAWNYIEFLSSPEVSGKAAITGGTGVNPYRISHTTNLDLWSKLFSPREAKEYLGAQADSLAAENVVLDMRLPGYFSYTEVVEIELSKALAGEESAQEALDNVAKEWNRLTDEFGRDKQLAAYRAAMGLPAK, encoded by the coding sequence ATGAGGAAGCTTCTACTTGGTGCAACGGCGATGGCAGCGCTTTCGCTCAGCACCGGCGCGGCACTCGCTTGCGATCCGGATTATACCGGCGTCACGCTGACCGCCGCTTCGCAGACCGGCCCCTACATCGCTTCGGCCCTGCAAAGCGCCGGCGAAGAATGGGCCAAGAAGACCTGCGGCAAGGTGAACGTGGTTGAGTTCCCCTGGTCGGAACTCTATCCGAAGATCGTCACGTCGCTCTCCTCGGGCGAAGAGACTTTCGACGTCATCAGCTTCGCCCCGGCCTGGTCGCCGGACTTCACCGACTATCTGTCGGAAGTGCCGGAAGCCATGCGCAAGGGTAAGGCCTGGGACGACATCGCGCCCATCTATCGCGAGCAGCTGATGGTGTGGAACGGCAAGACCCTGTCGCAGACCATCGACGGCGACGTTCACACCTATACCTACCGCATCGATCTCTTCGAGGATCCGAAGGAGAAAGAGGCATTCAAGGCGAAGTACGGCTACGACCTCGCCGTGCCGCAGGATTGGAAGCAGTATCTCGACATCGCCGAATTCTTCACCCGTCCGGACAAGGGCCTGTGGGGCACGGCGGAAGCCTATCGTCGCGGCGGCCAGCAGTTCTGGTTCTTCTTCAGCCATGCGGCGTCCTACACCAACATTCCGGGTCAGAAGGGCGCCATGTTCTTCAATCCGGAGACGATGGATGCCGAAATCAACAACCCGGGCTGGGTCCGTGGTCTCGAGGAATATGTGAAGTCCTCGAAGCTGGCACCACCCAACGCGCTCAACTTCTCCTTCGGTGAAGTGAACGCGGCCGTGGCTGGCGGCCAGGTTGCCCAGTCGATCGGCTGGGGCGACACGGGCGTCATCGCCGCCGATCCGAAGCAGTCGAAGATCTCAGGCAATGTCGGTTCGGCCGTGCTGCCGGGCTCGAACGAGATCTGGGACTACAAGACCAAGGAATGGAAGAAGTTCGACCATATCGTCAAATCGCCGTTCATGGCGTTCGGCGGCTGGCAGGCGGCGGTCCCCGCTTCCTCGAAGAACCAGGAAGCTGCCTGGAACTACATCGAATTCCTCTCCAGCCCGGAAGTCTCGGGCAAGGCGGCGATCACCGGCGGTACTGGTGTCAACCCCTATCGCATCTCGCACACGACCAACCTCGACCTGTGGTCGAAGCTGTTCAGCCCGCGCGAAGCCAAGGAATACTTGGGCGCCCAGGCAGATTCGCTCGCCGCTGAGAACGTCGTGCTGGATATGCGTCTCCCCGGCTACTTCTCCTACACCGAAGTCGTGGAAATCGAACTCTCCAAGGCTTTGGCCGGCGAAGAGAGCGCCCAGGAAGCGCTCGACAACGTGGCCAAGGAATGGAACCGTCTCACCGACGAGTTCGGCCGCGACAAGCAGCTTGCTGCCTATCGCGCCGCGATGGGCCTGCCGGCGAAGTAA
- a CDS encoding carbohydrate ABC transporter permease: protein MSTRTLKGAPRYFALLGILFWAAFTLFPLYWVIVTSFKTSISVVGRATFIPFLDFDPSLQAWSELLSGERGEFFNNVIASTVIGLSSAVLATAIGAMAAYALVRFPFKVKLASGVVFFVIACGGYLLGANVFGFGRATAMIISFLVALVLSLLTNRLRVPGPILGNEDIIFWFVSQRMFPPIVAAFALFLMYSEMGRLGFKLIDTYFGMVLAYIAFSLPIVVWLMRDFFAALPLEVEEAAMVDNVPSWRIFTGIVLPMSVPGLVATFMITLAFVWNEFLFALFLTNAKWQTLPILVAGQNSQRGDEWWSISAAALVAIVPMMVMAALLSRLMRSGLLIGAIK, encoded by the coding sequence ATGAGCACTCGCACTCTCAAAGGCGCGCCGCGCTATTTCGCCCTCCTCGGAATTCTGTTCTGGGCGGCCTTCACGCTGTTCCCGCTCTATTGGGTGATCGTCACATCGTTCAAGACCTCGATCTCGGTCGTGGGTCGCGCGACATTCATACCTTTCCTCGATTTCGACCCCTCGCTGCAGGCCTGGAGCGAGCTTCTTTCTGGCGAGCGCGGCGAGTTCTTCAATAATGTCATCGCCTCCACCGTGATCGGCCTTTCGTCGGCGGTGCTCGCCACCGCCATCGGCGCCATGGCGGCCTATGCGCTGGTGCGCTTCCCGTTCAAGGTGAAGCTCGCCTCCGGCGTGGTCTTCTTCGTCATCGCCTGCGGTGGTTATCTGCTCGGCGCCAATGTGTTCGGCTTCGGCCGGGCGACGGCCATGATCATTTCCTTCCTGGTCGCACTCGTCCTGTCGCTCCTCACCAACCGCTTGCGTGTGCCGGGACCGATCCTCGGCAATGAGGACATCATCTTCTGGTTCGTCAGCCAGCGCATGTTCCCCCCGATCGTCGCCGCTTTCGCGCTGTTCCTGATGTACAGCGAAATGGGGCGCTTGGGCTTCAAGCTGATCGACACCTATTTCGGCATGGTGCTGGCCTATATCGCCTTCTCTCTACCGATCGTGGTGTGGCTGATGCGCGACTTCTTTGCCGCGCTGCCGCTCGAGGTCGAGGAAGCCGCAATGGTCGACAACGTACCATCCTGGCGGATTTTCACCGGTATCGTCCTGCCGATGTCCGTGCCGGGTCTCGTTGCCACTTTCATGATCACCTTGGCCTTCGTCTGGAACGAGTTTCTCTTTGCACTCTTCCTCACGAATGCCAAATGGCAAACCCTTCCCATCCTCGTTGCCGGCCAGAACAGCCAGCGTGGTGACGAATGGTGGTCGATATCCGCCGCCGCCCTGGTTGCCATCGTTCCGATGATGGTCATGGCGGCGTTGCTGAGCAGGCTCATGCGGTCCGGTCTGCTGATCGGGGCCATCAAATGA
- a CDS encoding carbohydrate ABC transporter permease: MRNDPIKYFFIWPALFVVLAISIFPLIYSLTTSFMSFRLVPPSPPHFNGLDNYISLLTNPRFWHVTVTTSIIAFTSVAIQYVIGFGVALALHAKVPGEKLFRVGFLLPMLIAPVAVALIARQIFNPTQGPLNQFMTFLGFPNLPFLTETHWAIGALITVEVWQWTPFIILMLLAGLATLPDDVYEAASLENASPWRQFWDITFPMMLPISAAVVFIRLIESYKIIDTVFVLTGGGPGISTETLTLFAYQEGFKKFNLGYTSALSFLFLIVITVIGVVYLAILKPYLAKHR, from the coding sequence ATGCGGAACGACCCGATCAAATATTTCTTCATCTGGCCGGCGCTCTTTGTGGTGCTGGCGATCTCGATCTTTCCGCTGATCTATTCGCTGACGACCAGCTTCATGAGCTTCCGCCTGGTGCCGCCGTCGCCGCCGCATTTCAACGGCCTCGACAACTACATCAGCCTGCTCACCAATCCGCGCTTCTGGCATGTGACGGTCACCACCAGCATCATCGCTTTCACCTCGGTCGCCATCCAATATGTCATCGGGTTCGGCGTGGCGCTGGCGCTCCATGCCAAGGTGCCGGGCGAAAAGCTGTTCCGCGTCGGCTTCCTGCTGCCCATGCTGATTGCACCGGTTGCGGTCGCCCTCATTGCGCGCCAGATCTTCAACCCGACGCAAGGTCCCTTGAACCAGTTCATGACCTTCCTCGGCTTTCCCAATCTGCCTTTCCTCACCGAGACGCATTGGGCCATCGGTGCCCTCATTACCGTCGAAGTGTGGCAGTGGACGCCCTTCATCATCCTGATGTTGCTGGCCGGCCTCGCCACCTTGCCGGATGACGTCTATGAGGCGGCCTCGCTGGAGAACGCCAGCCCGTGGCGGCAGTTCTGGGACATCACCTTTCCGATGATGCTGCCCATTTCGGCCGCCGTCGTCTTCATCCGCCTCATTGAGAGCTACAAGATCATCGACACCGTCTTCGTGCTGACCGGCGGCGGTCCCGGCATCTCGACCGAGACGCTGACCCTGTTTGCCTATCAGGAAGGCTTCAAGAAGTTCAATCTTGGCTATACCTCCGCTCTCTCGTTCCTGTTCTTGATCGTCATCACGGTGATCGGCGTGGTCTATCTCGCGATCCTCAAACCCTATCTGGCGAAGCATCGATGA
- the rbsK gene encoding ribokinase → MSAGQQGVCILGIFVADLAFMGDRMPKIGETIAGSGFKMGPGGKGSNQSVAAARAGAKVTFISKIGRDTFGDVAQKTWSAEGINAQVGISDQDPTGVAFIYVNDKTGENAIIVYPGAAGTLSPADVDAHAASIRGAKVFVTQLEQPVAAAQRGLEIARAAGVTTIFNPAPAERFPDAFYPLCDYIAPNESEAAAIVGFQLDSMEAARRAGDAILAKGAKNALITLGERGALLHSKSGSVHVPAVSAGSVIDTAGAGDAFVGGFAAAIANAVAPAEAVRFGCTVAGISVTRRGTAPAMPSRAEIDALLAKVA, encoded by the coding sequence ATGAGCGCGGGACAGCAGGGCGTCTGCATTCTGGGGATCTTCGTCGCCGACCTCGCCTTCATGGGCGACCGGATGCCGAAGATCGGCGAAACCATTGCCGGTTCCGGCTTCAAGATGGGGCCTGGCGGCAAAGGCTCGAACCAATCAGTGGCCGCCGCCCGTGCCGGCGCCAAGGTGACCTTCATCTCCAAGATCGGCCGCGACACCTTCGGCGACGTAGCGCAAAAGACGTGGAGTGCGGAAGGCATTAACGCGCAAGTCGGCATCTCGGACCAGGATCCGACTGGCGTTGCCTTCATCTATGTCAACGACAAGACCGGCGAGAACGCGATCATCGTCTATCCGGGGGCTGCCGGCACGCTGTCGCCTGCCGATGTCGACGCCCACGCCGCCAGCATTCGCGGCGCCAAGGTTTTCGTGACCCAGCTCGAGCAGCCGGTGGCGGCTGCCCAACGCGGGCTCGAGATTGCCCGTGCGGCCGGTGTCACGACCATCTTCAATCCAGCCCCGGCAGAACGCTTCCCCGACGCCTTCTATCCCTTGTGCGACTACATCGCCCCCAATGAGAGCGAGGCCGCGGCCATCGTTGGCTTCCAGCTCGATTCCATGGAAGCAGCCCGCCGCGCCGGTGACGCCATCCTTGCCAAGGGCGCCAAGAATGCGCTCATCACCTTGGGCGAACGCGGGGCACTTCTTCACAGCAAATCCGGTTCGGTCCATGTACCGGCGGTTTCGGCCGGCAGCGTCATCGACACGGCTGGTGCCGGCGACGCCTTCGTCGGCGGTTTCGCCGCAGCGATCGCCAATGCCGTGGCACCCGCCGAAGCCGTGCGCTTCGGCTGCACGGTCGCCGGCATTTCAGTGACGCGCCGCGGCACGGCGCCAGCGATGCCGTCGCGGGCCGAGATCGACGCGCTCCTCGCCAAGGTGGCGTGA
- a CDS encoding RbsD/FucU family protein codes for MLKNVNPLLNADVLYALRAMGHGDRLVLCDTNFPADSVARETVLGKLLRIDAVTTAEATRAILSAMPLDTFIPDAAMRMEIVGNPTEVPAVQKEVQAEIDKAEGKSWPLVPVERMAFYEIAKKSYCVIATGERRFYGCFMLTKGVIPPEVKY; via the coding sequence GTGCTGAAGAATGTCAATCCGCTGCTGAATGCGGACGTGCTCTATGCCTTGCGCGCCATGGGTCATGGCGACCGGCTGGTGCTGTGCGATACCAACTTCCCGGCCGATTCCGTGGCACGTGAAACCGTGCTCGGAAAATTGCTGCGCATCGATGCCGTGACAACGGCCGAGGCGACACGCGCCATTCTCTCGGCCATGCCGCTCGACACCTTCATCCCCGACGCAGCCATGCGTATGGAAATCGTCGGCAATCCGACCGAGGTGCCGGCGGTGCAGAAGGAAGTGCAGGCCGAGATCGACAAGGCCGAGGGCAAATCCTGGCCGCTGGTGCCGGTCGAGCGCATGGCCTTCTACGAGATCGCCAAGAAGTCCTATTGCGTGATTGCCACGGGTGAGCGTCGCTTTTATGGCTGCTTCATGCTCACCAAGGGCGTCATTCCGCCGGAAGTGAAGTATTGA
- a CDS encoding aldehyde dehydrogenase family protein: MSVARYFDEMSYGPAPEADGEARAWLKRHESGFGHFIGGKFVQPAAGVHFDAMDPATGKKLGRVAQGDAADVDAAVVAARKAQGSWAKLPGHARARHLYALARAVQRHARLFAVIEALDNGKPVRETRDIDVPLVARHFYYHAGWAQLQATEFADQVPVGVVGQIIPWNFPLLMLAWKVAPALALGNTVVLKPAEFTPLTALLFAEIAAAAGLPAGVLNVVTGDGRTGAAIVGHAGVDKIAFTGSSEVGKLIRAETAGSGKSLTLELGGKSPFIVFDDADIDGAIEGVVDAIWFNQGQVCCAGSRLLVQEGIADKFHARLKRRMQNLRVGNPLDKAIDMGAIVAPVQLERIKALVATGVAEGAELFQPEIDLPTGGNFYPPTLLAHVQTAATVAREEIFGPVLVSMTFRTPDEAVMLANNTRYGLAASIWSETIGLALDIAPKLQAGVVWINATNLFDAAVGFGGYRESGYGREGGKEGAYEYLKPKAWAGRKARVAAELPEPQENVAGFDLPDLDRTAKLFVGGKQARPDGNYSRPVLSPKGVRLGEVGEGNRKDIRNAVAAARGAEGWSKATAHNRAQILYYMAENLSARADEFAARIAAMTGASKAKAVAEVDASIGRLFAYGAWADKFEGTVHAPPLRGVALAMNEPIGVVGIVCPDEAPMLSFISLLAPVIAMGNRAVIVPSERHPLVATDFYQVLETSDVPAGVVNIVTGAAKDLAKTLADHDDVDAIWAFGTKEIATLAEKLSVGNLKRVLTDHGLVTDWFDQAAAEGPILLRHAVQVKNIWIPYGE, from the coding sequence ATGAGTGTCGCCCGCTATTTCGACGAGATGTCCTATGGTCCGGCGCCGGAAGCCGATGGCGAGGCGCGTGCCTGGCTGAAGCGCCACGAATCCGGCTTCGGTCATTTCATCGGCGGCAAGTTCGTGCAGCCCGCCGCGGGCGTTCATTTCGATGCGATGGATCCGGCGACGGGCAAGAAGCTCGGCCGCGTCGCCCAGGGCGATGCGGCGGATGTCGATGCGGCTGTCGTCGCTGCCCGCAAGGCGCAGGGCTCCTGGGCCAAATTGCCCGGTCACGCGCGCGCCCGTCACCTTTATGCGCTGGCGCGCGCGGTTCAACGACATGCCCGCCTCTTTGCCGTCATCGAGGCGCTGGACAACGGCAAGCCGGTGCGCGAAACGCGCGACATCGACGTGCCGCTCGTCGCCCGTCACTTCTATTATCATGCCGGCTGGGCGCAGCTGCAGGCGACCGAATTTGCCGACCAGGTTCCGGTCGGCGTCGTCGGCCAGATCATTCCGTGGAACTTCCCGCTGCTCATGCTGGCCTGGAAAGTGGCGCCGGCTCTGGCGCTAGGCAACACGGTGGTGCTGAAGCCCGCCGAATTCACGCCGCTCACCGCTCTGCTCTTTGCCGAGATCGCGGCGGCGGCGGGTCTGCCGGCCGGTGTCCTCAATGTGGTGACGGGTGACGGCCGCACGGGCGCCGCCATCGTTGGCCATGCAGGTGTCGACAAGATCGCTTTCACCGGGTCATCGGAAGTGGGCAAGCTCATCCGCGCCGAGACGGCGGGTTCGGGCAAGTCGCTGACCTTGGAGCTTGGCGGCAAGTCGCCCTTCATCGTCTTCGATGATGCCGATATCGACGGTGCCATCGAAGGCGTCGTCGATGCCATCTGGTTCAACCAGGGCCAAGTGTGCTGCGCCGGGTCGCGCCTCCTGGTGCAGGAAGGCATCGCTGACAAATTCCATGCGCGCCTCAAGCGCCGCATGCAGAACCTGCGTGTCGGCAACCCGCTCGACAAGGCGATCGACATGGGTGCCATCGTGGCCCCGGTGCAGCTCGAGCGCATCAAAGCACTCGTCGCCACCGGTGTTGCCGAGGGGGCTGAGCTGTTCCAGCCGGAGATCGACTTGCCCACCGGCGGCAACTTCTATCCCCCGACCTTGCTGGCTCACGTGCAGACGGCGGCTACCGTCGCGCGCGAGGAAATCTTCGGCCCCGTGCTGGTCTCGATGACCTTCCGCACGCCGGACGAAGCCGTGATGCTCGCCAACAACACGCGCTATGGCCTTGCCGCCAGCATCTGGAGCGAGACGATCGGCTTGGCCCTCGATATCGCGCCGAAGCTGCAGGCCGGTGTGGTGTGGATCAATGCCACAAACCTCTTCGATGCCGCGGTCGGCTTTGGCGGCTACCGGGAATCCGGCTACGGCCGCGAGGGTGGCAAGGAAGGCGCCTACGAGTATCTGAAGCCCAAGGCCTGGGCGGGCCGGAAAGCCCGCGTCGCTGCGGAACTGCCGGAACCCCAGGAGAATGTGGCCGGTTTCGATCTGCCCGATCTCGACCGCACCGCCAAGCTCTTCGTCGGCGGCAAGCAGGCGCGTCCCGACGGCAATTACTCGCGCCCCGTGCTGTCGCCCAAGGGCGTGCGCCTGGGCGAAGTGGGCGAGGGCAATCGCAAGGACATCCGCAATGCGGTTGCGGCCGCCCGCGGCGCCGAAGGCTGGTCGAAGGCGACCGCGCACAACCGTGCGCAAATCCTCTATTACATGGCCGAGAACCTCTCGGCCCGCGCCGACGAATTCGCGGCCCGCATTGCGGCGATGACGGGTGCCTCAAAGGCCAAGGCGGTGGCCGAAGTCGATGCCAGCATCGGGCGCCTCTTTGCCTATGGCGCCTGGGCCGACAAGTTCGAAGGCACGGTGCATGCGCCGCCCTTGCGCGGCGTGGCGCTCGCCATGAACGAGCCGATCGGCGTCGTGGGGATCGTCTGCCCCGACGAAGCGCCGATGCTTTCATTCATTTCATTGCTGGCGCCGGTCATTGCCATGGGCAACCGTGCCGTCATCGTGCCGTCGGAGCGTCATCCGCTGGTCGCCACCGATTTCTATCAGGTCCTGGAAACCTCCGATGTGCCGGCGGGCGTCGTCAATATCGTGACCGGTGCCGCCAAGGATCTGGCCAAGACCTTGGCCGATCATGACGACGTCGATGCGATCTGGGCCTTCGGCACAAAGGAGATTGCGACCCTGGCCGAGAAGCTCTCGGTCGGAAATCTCAAACGCGTGCTGACCGATCACGGTCTCGTGACCGATTGGTTCGACCAAGCTGCTGCCGAAGGGCCGATCCTGCTGCGCCACGCGGTGCAGGTGAAGAACATCTGGATTCCTTACGGCGAGTGA
- the deoC gene encoding deoxyribose-phosphate aldolase, whose translation MADLKIAPIGGHATQAGHNAIARNVAQPLDLGWVQGVRVNLSAAERRVATLPGRRTVKKDAQAAWLLKAITCIDLTTLNGDDTAERVKRLCAKAKAPVRADLLDALGMADRGLTTGAICVYHRFVATAVEALAGTGIPVAAVSTGFPAGLIPHDLKLKEIEASVKDGAEEIDIVITREHVLTGNWQALYDEMRDFRAACGQAHVKAILATGDLKTLRNVARASLVCMMAGADFIKTSTGKESVNATLAVTLIMIRMIREYQERTGFKIGYKPAGGISAAKDVLNYQFLMKEELGREWLEPNLFRIGASSLLADIERQLEHHVTGRYSAYNRHAAG comes from the coding sequence ATGGCTGATCTCAAGATCGCGCCCATCGGTGGCCACGCAACGCAGGCTGGCCACAATGCGATCGCCCGCAATGTGGCCCAGCCGCTTGATCTTGGCTGGGTGCAGGGCGTGCGCGTCAATCTGTCGGCGGCCGAGCGTCGGGTGGCGACCCTGCCGGGTCGGCGTACGGTGAAGAAGGATGCGCAGGCCGCCTGGCTTCTCAAGGCCATCACCTGCATCGATCTCACCACGTTGAACGGTGACGACACGGCCGAGCGCGTCAAGCGCCTCTGCGCCAAGGCGAAGGCGCCGGTGAGGGCCGATCTGCTCGATGCGCTGGGCATGGCGGATCGCGGTCTGACCACGGGCGCCATCTGCGTCTATCACCGTTTCGTGGCGACCGCCGTCGAGGCACTGGCCGGCACCGGCATTCCGGTCGCCGCCGTTTCGACTGGCTTTCCCGCCGGCCTCATTCCCCATGATCTGAAGCTCAAGGAAATCGAGGCCTCGGTCAAAGACGGCGCCGAGGAAATCGATATCGTCATCACGCGCGAGCACGTGCTGACCGGCAATTGGCAGGCGCTCTATGACGAGATGCGCGACTTCCGCGCCGCCTGCGGCCAGGCGCATGTGAAGGCAATCCTTGCGACCGGCGATCTCAAAACCTTGCGCAATGTGGCCCGGGCCTCGCTGGTCTGCATGATGGCCGGCGCCGATTTCATCAAGACCTCGACCGGCAAGGAAAGCGTCAACGCAACGCTTGCCGTCACCCTGATCATGATCCGCATGATCCGCGAATATCAGGAACGGACCGGGTTCAAGATCGGCTACAAGCCGGCTGGCGGTATCTCTGCCGCCAAGGACGTGCTCAACTACCAGTTCCTGATGAAGGAGGAATTGGGCCGCGAGTGGCTCGAACCCAATCTCTTCCGCATCGGCGCGTCGAGCCTGCTTGCCGATATCGAACGCCAGCTCGAACACCACGTGACCGGCCGCTATTCGGCCTATAACCGGCATGCCGCAGGATAA
- a CDS encoding DeoR family transcriptional regulator, which yields MSSRKSERTNLLAEALAQRGVLHLRDAAALLGVSEMTVRRDVSAHPERFAYLGGHIVSADDIAGGYELGREADSHANAKFRACSHALELIAPDDTVFIDCGSTLDHLAQQIPADLSITVICYSLNVADRLAQKPNLRMIMLGGLFHAASATFSSGEWLEPLGRFGINKAFISAGGVDVERGASCSHFHEVPIKQKAIASALESHLVVDESKFGTVKPAYFARLSDFRSIITEDGPRSA from the coding sequence ATGTCCAGCCGCAAATCCGAGCGCACCAATCTGCTCGCCGAGGCCTTGGCGCAGCGCGGTGTGTTGCATCTGCGAGATGCGGCCGCGCTCCTGGGCGTCTCGGAAATGACCGTGCGGCGCGATGTCAGCGCGCACCCTGAGCGCTTTGCCTATCTTGGCGGACATATCGTCAGCGCGGATGATATTGCCGGCGGCTACGAGCTGGGACGCGAGGCCGACAGCCACGCCAACGCCAAGTTTCGCGCCTGCAGCCACGCCCTCGAATTGATCGCGCCGGACGACACGGTCTTCATCGATTGCGGTTCGACGCTCGATCATTTGGCCCAGCAAATACCGGCAGATCTCAGCATCACGGTCATCTGTTATTCGCTTAACGTGGCGGATCGATTGGCGCAGAAACCCAATTTGCGCATGATCATGCTGGGCGGGCTTTTTCACGCCGCCTCGGCGACGTTTTCCAGCGGCGAATGGCTGGAACCCTTGGGCCGGTTCGGTATCAACAAGGCCTTCATCTCGGCCGGTGGTGTCGATGTGGAACGCGGGGCCAGCTGCTCCCATTTCCATGAAGTGCCGATCAAGCAGAAGGCGATTGCCAGCGCGCTGGAAAGCCATCTGGTGGTGGATGAGAGCAAGTTCGGCACCGTGAAGCCCGCTTATTTCGCGCGGCTCTCCGACTTCCGCTCGATCATTACCGAAGACGGGCCGCGGAGCGCTTGA
- a CDS encoding plasmid stabilization protein — protein sequence MPRGDKDKYTSKQKRQAEHIEEGYEERGVAKDEAEARAWATVNKMSGGGNKSGSGVGKAENKAPARKGGRIGGAASAARPKAARKASAKKAAATRKRRAG from the coding sequence ATGCCCCGTGGTGACAAGGACAAGTATACCTCGAAGCAGAAACGGCAGGCTGAGCATATCGAAGAAGGGTATGAGGAACGCGGCGTCGCCAAGGACGAGGCTGAGGCCCGGGCCTGGGCGACGGTCAACAAGATGAGCGGTGGTGGCAACAAGAGCGGCTCCGGCGTCGGCAAAGCGGAAAACAAGGCACCGGCGCGTAAGGGTGGGCGCATCGGCGGTGCAGCGTCGGCCGCCCGCCCCAAGGCCGCCCGCAAAGCATCTGCGAAAAAGGCAGCCGCCACCCGCAAAAGACGTGCAGGCTAA